Proteins from a single region of Choloepus didactylus isolate mChoDid1 chromosome 10, mChoDid1.pri, whole genome shotgun sequence:
- the FAM166B gene encoding LOW QUALITY PROTEIN: protein FAM166B (The sequence of the model RefSeq protein was modified relative to this genomic sequence to represent the inferred CDS: deleted 1 base in 1 codon; substituted 2 bases at 2 genomic stop codons): protein MPVPHPSCLLLQPCRLPLAWTQHTQHTQHTASLKGKQKELPVPMAMASTFVPGLSTQNPRYIPGEXVLCYMYTGHCPLLRFSMGQTYGQVTGQLLRGPPGLAWPPAHRTLLPPIRLPRSPEIPKRSLPLRRGHERLSSMIPRYTGFVPQAQFIFAKSCSQVWAEALNDFTHCYGGXRSQELPEEAMGEKDMEKDQETKPELELEVEKEPELEQEVKQKASPYSMDDRDPQKFFMSGFTGYVPHASFLFGSSFPVLTNQALQEFGQKYSGSRSQKDPKRLPPLPRTYPQKLGLLPNYGGYVPGYKFQFGHTYGHLTHDALGLSTLQKQLLA, encoded by the exons TCCTGTCTCCTCCTGCAGCCTTGCCGCCTCCCTCTAGCCTGGACAcagcacacacaacacacacagcacacagccTCCCTCAAAGGGAAACAAAAGGAACTGCCTGTTCCCATGGCCATGGCTAGCACCTTTGTACCAGGACTGAGCACTCAGAACCCTCGTTATATCCCAGG TGAGTGAGTCCTGTGCTACATGTATACTGGACACTGCCCACTACTGCGGTTCAGCATGGGCCAGACCTAT GGGCAGGTGACAGGTCAGCTGCTCCGAGGTCCTCCTGGCCTAGCCTGGCCCCCTGCCCATCGCACACTTCTGCCTCCCATTCGGCTTCCAAGATCTCCTGAGATTCCCAAGAGAAGCCTACCTCTCAGGCGTGGGCATGAAAGGCTCAGCAGCATGATCCCGAGGTACACAG GTTTTGTACCCCAGGCACAGTTCATCTTTGCCAAGAGCTGCAGCCAAGTCTGGGCCGAGGCTCTCAATGATTTTACTCACTGTTATGGAGGGTAAAGGAGTCAAGAGCTGCCAGAGGAGGCCATGGGAgaaaaagacatggagaaagaCCAAGAGACTAAGCCAGAGCTAGAGCTAGAGGTGGAGAAGGAGCCAGAGCTGGAGCAGGAGGTGAAACAA AAGGCTTCCCCCTATTCCATGGATGACAGAGATCCTCAGAAGTTTTTCATGTCAG GCTTCACTGGCTATGTACCCCATGCCAGCTTCCTGTTTGGCTCCAGCTTTCCTGTGCTTACCAACCAGGCACTGCAAGAATTTGGGCAGAAGTACTCAGGCAGTAGGAGCCAGAAGGATCCTAAACGTCTACCCCCACTTCCCAGGACCTACCCTCAGAAACTGGGCCTTTTACCTAACTATGGGGGCTACGTGCCAG GGTATAAGTTCCAGTTTGGCCACACTTATGGGCATCTCACCCATGATGCTCTGGGCCTCAGCACCCTCCAGAAGCAGCTCCTGGCTTAG